A part of Brassica rapa cultivar Chiifu-401-42 chromosome A05, CAAS_Brap_v3.01, whole genome shotgun sequence genomic DNA contains:
- the LOC103868456 gene encoding dynamin-related protein 5A isoform X1 translates to MANSNSYLTTPTKTPSSRRNNQSNSKMQSHSQDPATSESRSRFEAYNRLQAAAVAFGEKLPIPEIVAIGGQSDGKSSLLEALLGFRFNVREVEMGTRRPLILQMVHDVSALEPRCRFQDEDSEEYGSPIVSATAVADVIRSRTEALLRKTKTAVSPKPIVMRAEYAHSPNLTIIDTPGFVLKAKKGEPETTPDEILSMVKSLASPPHRILLFLQQSSVEWCSSLWLDAVREIDSSFRRTIVVVSKFDNRLKEFNDRGEVDRYLSASGYLGENTRPYFVALPKDRTTVSNDEFRRQISQVDMDVIRHLREGVKGGFDEEKFRSHIGFGSLRDFLESELQKRYKDAAPATLALLEQRCSEVTDDMLRMDMKIQATSDVAHLRKAAMLYMASISNHVGALIDGAANPAPEQWGKTTEEERGESGIGSWPGVCLDIKPPNAVLRLYGGAAFERVIHEFRCAAYSIECPPVSREKVANILLAHAGRGGGRGVTEASAEIARTAARSWLAPLLDTACDRLAFVLGSLFEIALERNLNQNSESDEKKAENMDGYVGFHAALRNCYSRFVKNLAKQCKQLVRHHLDSVTSPYSMACYESDYHQGGAFGSYYKPNQASGIGSFCFELSDTGRDEPMKDQENIPPEKSKAQETTPGKGEETHITVPETPSPDQPCEIGYGLVKKEIGNGHHHDGGGARKRVARMGGNRNIQPLRIQNGEGGLLFGTTENGMKSSSAYTEICSSAAQHFARIREVLVERSVTSTLNSGFLTPCRDRLVVALGVDLFAVNDEKFMDMFVAPGAIDVLQNERQQLQKRQKILQSCLTEFKTVSRSL, encoded by the exons ATGGCGAATTCAAACTCATACCTTACCACACCCACTAAAACCCCGTCTTCACGTAGAAACAATCAGTCTAATTCGAAGATGCAATCTCACTCCCAGGATCCGGCCACTTCGGAGTCTAGGTCACGGTTCGAAGCCTACAACCGTCTCCAAGCAGCCGCCGTCGCTTTCGGTGAGAAACTTCCGATACCGGAGATCGTAGCCATCGGTGGTCAATCAGACGGCAAAAGCTCTCTTCTCGAAGCTCTCCTAGGGTTCCGATTCAACGTCCGCGAGGTCGAAATGGGGACGCGCCGTCCTCTGATTCTCCAGATGGTCCACGATGTATCTGCGTTAGAGCCGCGGTGTAGATTCCAG gATGAAGATTCGGAAGAGTATGGAAGTCCGATTGTTTCGGCTACAGCAGTAGCGGATGTGATTAGGTCTAGAACGGAGGCGCTTTTGAGGAAGACGAAGACTGCAGTTTCGCCAAAGCCGATTGTGATGAGAGCTGAGTATGCTCATTCTCCCAATCTCACCATCATCGATACTCCTGGCTTTGTTCTTAAG GCAAAGAAAGGAGAGCCTGAGACCACACCTGATGAAATTCTATCGATGGTCAAGTCACTGGCTTCTCCTCCACATCGCATCCTCTTGTTCCTTCAGCAGAGTAGTGTGGAGTGGTGCTCTTCTCTGTGGCTTGATGCTGTTCGTGAGATTGACTCAAGCTTCCGGAGGACGATTGTTGTTGTCTCCAAGTTTGATAATCGCCTCAAG GAGTTTAATGATCGTGGTGAAGTTGATCGTTACCTCAGTGCTAGTGGGTACCTTGGGGAGAACACTCGTCCTTACTTTGTGGCCTTGCCTAAAGACAGGACCACTGTCTCAAACGATGAGTTTCGCAGACAGATATCTCAGGTGGACATGGACGTTATAAGGCATTTGCGTGAGGGTGTCAAGGGAGGATTTGATGAAGAAAAGTTCCGTTCTCATATTGGTTTTGGGTCTTTAAGAGATTTCTTAGAGTCTGAGCTTCAGAAGAGGTACAAGGACGCTGCTCCAGCGACACTAGCTTTGCTTGAACAGCGATGCTCTGAGGTAACTGATGATATGCTGAGAATGGATATGAAGATTCAGGCTACTTCTGATGTTGCTCATCTCAGAAAAGCTGCAATGCTATATATGGCTTCTATTAGCAATCATGTG GGAGCTTTGATTGATGGAGCTGCAAATCCAGCACCTGAGCAATGGGGGAAAACAACCGAAGAAGAACGTGGCGAGAGTGGTATTGGAAGCTGGCCCGGCGTGTGTCTGGATATTAAGCCGCCTAATGCTGTTCTTAGACTCTATGGAGGAGCCGCTTTTGAAAGAGTCATTCACGAGTTCCGCTGTGCTGCCTACTCCATCGAGTGCCCTCCAGTGTCAAGAGAGAAG GTAGCAAACATTCTGCTAGCTCATGCTGGGCGGGGAGGTGGTAGAGGAGTAACAGAAGCTTCAGCAGAGATTGCTAGAACCGCAGCACGGTCGTGGCTCGCTCCTCTTCTGGACACAGCCTGTGACAGGCTTGCCTTTGTGTTAGGAAGTCTCTTTGAAATTGCTCTCGAAAGAAACCTGAACCAAAACTCAGAAT CAGATGAGAAGAAAGCTGAAAATATGGATGGATACGTTGGTTTTCATGCTGCTCTACGGAACTGTTACAGTCGTTTCGTGAAGAATCTTGCGAAACAGTGCAAGCAACTAGTAAGACACCATCTTGATTCGGTGACGAGCCCATACTCCATGGCCTGCTATGAGAGTGACTACCACCAAGGAGGAGCTTTTGGCTCTTATTACAAACCTAACCAAGCCTCTGGTATTGGTTCGTTTTGCTTCGAGCTCTCTGATACAGGGCGTGATGAGCCAATGAAAGATCAAGAAAACATTCCTCCTGAgaagagtaaggcccaagagaCAACACCAGGGAAAGGAGAGGAAACACATATAACAGTCCCTGAGACACCATCACCAGACCAGCCATGTGAGATAGGATATGGTTTGGTAAAGAAAGAGATTGGCAATGGTCATCATCATGATGGTGGTGGAGCCAGAAAAAGAGTGGCGAGAATGGGAGGAAACAGGAACATACAGCCACTTAGGATTCAGAACGGAGAAGGTGGGCTTCTGTTTGGTACCACGGAAAATGGAATGAAATCAAGCTCTGCTTACACTGAGATATGTTCATCAGCTGCACAACATTTTGCTAGAATACGTGAAGTTCTTGTGGAAAGAAGCGTAACGTCGACCCTAAACTCAGGGTTTCTAACTCCTTG CCGAGACAGGCTAGTGGTTGCACTTGGTGTGGATTTGTTTGCAGTAAACGATGAGAAGTTCATGGACATGTTCGTTGCACCTGGAGCTATTGATGTGCTGCAAAACGAACGTCAACAGCTTCAGAAACGTCAGAAGATTCTTCAGTCTTGCTTGACTGAGTTCAAAACCGTGTCTCGTTCATTGTAA
- the LOC103868456 gene encoding dynamin-related protein 5A isoform X2, with protein sequence MANSNSYLTTPTKTPSSRRNNQSNSKMQSHSQDPATSESRSRFEAYNRLQAAAVAFGEKLPIPEIVAIGGQSDGKSSLLEALLGFRFNVREVEMGTRRPLILQMVHDVSALEPRCRFQDEDSEEYGSPIVSATAVADVIRSRTEALLRKTKTAVSPKPIVMRAEYAHSPNLTIIDTPGFVLKAKKGEPETTPDEILSMVKSLASPPHRILLFLQQSSVEWCSSLWLDAVREIDSSFRRTIVVVSKFDNRLKEFNDRGEVDRYLSASGYLGENTRPYFVALPKDRTTVSNDEFRRQISQVDMDVIRHLREGVKGGFDEEKFRSHIGFGSLRDFLESELQKRYKDAAPATLALLEQRCSEVTDDMLRMDMKIQATSDVAHLRKAAMLYMASISNHVGALIDGAANPAPEQWGKTTEEERGESGIGSWPGVCLDIKPPNAVLRLYGGAAFERVIHEFRCAAYSIECPPVSREKVANILLAHAGRGGGRGVTEASAEIARTAARSWLAPLLDTACDRLAFVLGSLFEIALERNLNQNSEYEKKAENMDGYVGFHAALRNCYSRFVKNLAKQCKQLVRHHLDSVTSPYSMACYESDYHQGGAFGSYYKPNQASGIGSFCFELSDTGRDEPMKDQENIPPEKSKAQETTPGKGEETHITVPETPSPDQPCEIGYGLVKKEIGNGHHHDGGGARKRVARMGGNRNIQPLRIQNGEGGLLFGTTENGMKSSSAYTEICSSAAQHFARIREVLVERSVTSTLNSGFLTPCRDRLVVALGVDLFAVNDEKFMDMFVAPGAIDVLQNERQQLQKRQKILQSCLTEFKTVSRSL encoded by the exons ATGGCGAATTCAAACTCATACCTTACCACACCCACTAAAACCCCGTCTTCACGTAGAAACAATCAGTCTAATTCGAAGATGCAATCTCACTCCCAGGATCCGGCCACTTCGGAGTCTAGGTCACGGTTCGAAGCCTACAACCGTCTCCAAGCAGCCGCCGTCGCTTTCGGTGAGAAACTTCCGATACCGGAGATCGTAGCCATCGGTGGTCAATCAGACGGCAAAAGCTCTCTTCTCGAAGCTCTCCTAGGGTTCCGATTCAACGTCCGCGAGGTCGAAATGGGGACGCGCCGTCCTCTGATTCTCCAGATGGTCCACGATGTATCTGCGTTAGAGCCGCGGTGTAGATTCCAG gATGAAGATTCGGAAGAGTATGGAAGTCCGATTGTTTCGGCTACAGCAGTAGCGGATGTGATTAGGTCTAGAACGGAGGCGCTTTTGAGGAAGACGAAGACTGCAGTTTCGCCAAAGCCGATTGTGATGAGAGCTGAGTATGCTCATTCTCCCAATCTCACCATCATCGATACTCCTGGCTTTGTTCTTAAG GCAAAGAAAGGAGAGCCTGAGACCACACCTGATGAAATTCTATCGATGGTCAAGTCACTGGCTTCTCCTCCACATCGCATCCTCTTGTTCCTTCAGCAGAGTAGTGTGGAGTGGTGCTCTTCTCTGTGGCTTGATGCTGTTCGTGAGATTGACTCAAGCTTCCGGAGGACGATTGTTGTTGTCTCCAAGTTTGATAATCGCCTCAAG GAGTTTAATGATCGTGGTGAAGTTGATCGTTACCTCAGTGCTAGTGGGTACCTTGGGGAGAACACTCGTCCTTACTTTGTGGCCTTGCCTAAAGACAGGACCACTGTCTCAAACGATGAGTTTCGCAGACAGATATCTCAGGTGGACATGGACGTTATAAGGCATTTGCGTGAGGGTGTCAAGGGAGGATTTGATGAAGAAAAGTTCCGTTCTCATATTGGTTTTGGGTCTTTAAGAGATTTCTTAGAGTCTGAGCTTCAGAAGAGGTACAAGGACGCTGCTCCAGCGACACTAGCTTTGCTTGAACAGCGATGCTCTGAGGTAACTGATGATATGCTGAGAATGGATATGAAGATTCAGGCTACTTCTGATGTTGCTCATCTCAGAAAAGCTGCAATGCTATATATGGCTTCTATTAGCAATCATGTG GGAGCTTTGATTGATGGAGCTGCAAATCCAGCACCTGAGCAATGGGGGAAAACAACCGAAGAAGAACGTGGCGAGAGTGGTATTGGAAGCTGGCCCGGCGTGTGTCTGGATATTAAGCCGCCTAATGCTGTTCTTAGACTCTATGGAGGAGCCGCTTTTGAAAGAGTCATTCACGAGTTCCGCTGTGCTGCCTACTCCATCGAGTGCCCTCCAGTGTCAAGAGAGAAG GTAGCAAACATTCTGCTAGCTCATGCTGGGCGGGGAGGTGGTAGAGGAGTAACAGAAGCTTCAGCAGAGATTGCTAGAACCGCAGCACGGTCGTGGCTCGCTCCTCTTCTGGACACAGCCTGTGACAGGCTTGCCTTTGTGTTAGGAAGTCTCTTTGAAATTGCTCTCGAAAGAAACCTGAACCAAAACTCAGAAT ATGAGAAGAAAGCTGAAAATATGGATGGATACGTTGGTTTTCATGCTGCTCTACGGAACTGTTACAGTCGTTTCGTGAAGAATCTTGCGAAACAGTGCAAGCAACTAGTAAGACACCATCTTGATTCGGTGACGAGCCCATACTCCATGGCCTGCTATGAGAGTGACTACCACCAAGGAGGAGCTTTTGGCTCTTATTACAAACCTAACCAAGCCTCTGGTATTGGTTCGTTTTGCTTCGAGCTCTCTGATACAGGGCGTGATGAGCCAATGAAAGATCAAGAAAACATTCCTCCTGAgaagagtaaggcccaagagaCAACACCAGGGAAAGGAGAGGAAACACATATAACAGTCCCTGAGACACCATCACCAGACCAGCCATGTGAGATAGGATATGGTTTGGTAAAGAAAGAGATTGGCAATGGTCATCATCATGATGGTGGTGGAGCCAGAAAAAGAGTGGCGAGAATGGGAGGAAACAGGAACATACAGCCACTTAGGATTCAGAACGGAGAAGGTGGGCTTCTGTTTGGTACCACGGAAAATGGAATGAAATCAAGCTCTGCTTACACTGAGATATGTTCATCAGCTGCACAACATTTTGCTAGAATACGTGAAGTTCTTGTGGAAAGAAGCGTAACGTCGACCCTAAACTCAGGGTTTCTAACTCCTTG CCGAGACAGGCTAGTGGTTGCACTTGGTGTGGATTTGTTTGCAGTAAACGATGAGAAGTTCATGGACATGTTCGTTGCACCTGGAGCTATTGATGTGCTGCAAAACGAACGTCAACAGCTTCAGAAACGTCAGAAGATTCTTCAGTCTTGCTTGACTGAGTTCAAAACCGTGTCTCGTTCATTGTAA